The DNA window AACCAGATGAGCGGCAAGCCGTATTTCGAGATCGACGTTGCGGCGGACACATCAAACGGTTGGTATCTCACGGGCTGCGGCGAGGCGACGATAAGCAGCCCGGCAAGTACTACGAACAACTGCCGAGGAAAATACGGTTTCGGCAACGGCGACGCCTACGTGGTGACAATGTATGTTGGGAATGCGGGCCGCAACCCCACCCCGACGATGGTGTTTTACCAAACCGGGACCGCGACTTGGAACGCACGCCGCACACTGCGCGTATCAACTACCGGAGCCAACATCTACGACGGCATGACGATGACGATCCGAATCGAGGTCGCCGGGACAAACACGTCCACGGGAACCATGTACGCAACAATTCGACCAGGGAGAGGTGCATGATGAAAACTATTAGAAAATTTAACCTGATGGAGAAGCTATGAATCACGACACTTTAAAAACCGCACTCGATGCGCTGATCTCCCGCGCCGACACGCTTGCATCCAACGCAGCACCGCATGGCATGATTGTCGACGTCCCTTGGTGGCTCGGCCCCGCGTTGCTTGTTGGCGTTGTTGCGGTTGTCGGCTTGGTCGCGCTCTTCTCGTCCTGGGCCTGGCGAGGTTTTCCATGATAAGCCATCTCCTGCAGCTATTGATGCTGCACGGCGGCGATTTTAAGCCCCTGATTGGGTTCTTGGCAGTGGCCGCTGTCGCTGTTGTACTCATCCTGCTGGGCGCCGGATGGGGGATCGTGAAACTCATCAAGTTTCTCAGGAGTCGTCATGGCTGACGAGAAGAGCCGGAGTAAATATGTCAGCCGTTGAATATGACGCCAAGATCACAGCGAGCGATATTCTGGACGCTGAGCTGCAGGACTTGCGCGATGCATTGCCGGACTGTACAACGACAGCGTTGCAGCAGGCGTATGTAGCACTTTGCAGTATCAGAGATCCTGAGCGTACCGGCGTCATTGCTGTTGAGCTTGCGCGGCGCGCAAACAACTGACACGTCATAACATCCAAACAGACCACACAGGAGCAACACCATGGCACAGCGCACCCCCGCCGAGATTGCACAGGAGCTGTATATCAACGGCAACAACTTCGCCATTATCTATCCAATCACGTCTGCTTCGGGCACGTTGACACTCGGCACGCCGCTGCCGTTTGAAGCGCTATCGGAAACGAGCATCAAGGATCCGATGTCGACCGGTAAAACCGAGTACATCCAGGCCAATCTCGACAACGGCGTGACCGTGGAGGCGAAGAAGGTGACGAAAGTTGTTGATGCCGCCACGGGCGCTGAAAAGGTTGGCGGCGGCGGCGACAATGTCCCGACTATCAAATTCACGCACTACGAGGCATCGAAGGACAAGCTCGCAGCCGTAAAGGCGCTGCAGGATGATTACGTGCTCGTCTGTGTGGGCCTCGGTGACGACGCCGCGGATGCCGCAGACGTGGCAGTGGCAGTACTGCTCGGCAAGATCACAAGCGATATCGAGCGGTCAACCAAGGGCAACGAGATGGTGAGCTGGCCGGTCGAAGTCCAGGGCGAGACGATCGCCGGCATCACGGCCGGAACCGTAACAACATGGCTCACCACGATCACCCCGCTCGGCGCCGACGCTGCAATCACCATCCCCGCGTTGACAACAGGCGACGTTGTGACGCTGGCCACCGGCGTCATGCTGTACCTCTAACGGTTACGGTCAAAACACGTCGTGGCGGGCTTTCGTCAGATATCGACATTTTATGAGGACGGTTACGGTACCGTAACCGTCCTCTTTGTCGTCGCCGATACCTACGATGACCTTTTCGCCACGGCCGCCCATCCTGACATAGACGTCGTCCAACTTAAGACGACGAAGAAAGATCTCGACCTGCAGGCAGGTGTGCAGGCAGAGGACGAGTTGACGTTCACCCTGGACGAGGCGTCCGCATCTGGAGCTGCTGATTCAAACGCAGTCGCGTTTATCCTCGACGCCCGCGACGCTGCAGTACTGCGCTACGTTGCCCTGTTTGTCAATCCAGTGGATCCAGACGCACCAACAAACGATGAAGCTGAATTCACAGGCGTCATCCGTCCTGAGTTTCACGCTACGGACAGCGTCTGGTCCGGTGGGCAGTGGAGCGAATCTCCCAGCCCCGTCCGTGTGTGGGATGTTACAGCGCGGCCGTTCTGGGCTGACATCCTCGAAAGTGTCCCGCTCAAAGATCTGATCTACGGCAATGCCACAACGGGCGTGTCTGCCGCATTCAATACCGCCTGGGAGACTGCGTGGGTCGCGGACCGTATGGGGTACTTTCGCGATACATCCAGCGGTCGCGAAGCCCTGTGGGGATCCATCACCTCGGTCAATGCTGCGCTTGAGTCGCTGTGTGCGGCACTGGCAAACGGCCTACAGGTACTTGGTCGCGGCACGTATGCCATCAGCATCGTCAACTCAACGTGCGGATTCAGAATTATCCCGCAGCGCATTGCGTACTGCAAGCGACTGGGTGGCGGCTATGGTCGGTATGCCTATGCGAAAGATTCGTCGAACACAAAAGTGTATCGCGTGCGCTCAGACGACGCCTTCGAGCCGATGTTGGGCTGGCCTGCTGGTTGGGTCCCCAGCGCGCTGAGTAACACCCATCTGTACTGCCAGTATCAGCTGGTAAAGCCCAGCATCGTCGACAAAAAGGACGTGTACTCTCCTCCAGGCACCAACGCCCAGGCAATCGCGTTTGAGCGTTACGACAATTTAGCCGAGCTGATCTATGCCGTTGCTTTTGCGTTGGGCATGTACGTGCGGTTTACCTACATAGGCAGTTCGGATTTGCAGATCGAATTTGTTCCGCGCGCCGGCGTATCGCAGCACCGCGTATGGTTGAGAGATGCGACAAAGGCGGACCTGGACACGTCGCCGATGGATCCTGACGACGATAAGCAGTTTTACGGAGCTGCAAGCGGACTCGCTGGAGAGGGTGGGCACTATATCTACGATGCGATCAACGGGGTGTACAAGTTGAATGACGAGTGGCGGGATGCAAAGCGAGAAGGAGATCAGCTCTTGTTCTCGATCGGCATTCCGTTCCGGTCGTTCAAGCCCGGGTATGCCGCTGACGGAGAAAATTGGTCCGATGTCTTGTTGCCCCACAACGCACGGTTCTACAACGGCGGCGCTGCTGTCACGACACATCCAGCCGAGTATTACGATGCGAAGGGTTCATGCACGACTCTGTTTTGTCGCACAGCCGCAGTAGGCGATACAGATACAACGGTAGAGCATGGGCTCAACGGTACCGACGATGTGATTGAGCCGGTGGGGCTTATCGGCGTGCGTGTCTCCGGCGTGTATGACTACTGGTTTGACACCTTGGAAAGCTACGTCTCCTGGCTCATCGATCGCGACGGTGCCTTCTATAAGACCGAATACAGCATTGATGTGCCGTACCTCTGCAGCTGGAGAAAGAGTGCCGACGGTACGCACCCCGACGACGACGGCGGCCGCGGCCGAATCCTGAATCTGGCGCTTGGCTGCGAATACGTTCAGGATGGTGTGGAGTACGTCGTCGTTGGGATTGAACGCGATTGGGCGGTGCGCTCGACGCGGCTGCGGCTGCAAAACATTGACCGCTTCGCATTCGGCGAGCCTGATAATCCTGCGACGACCGATGGCAGCGTCCCAGCGCTTGCGGACGGCGGCGATGGGTACCAGGCGACTCTTACCCGTGAGTGTGTTGCAGGAGAGGCTCTGGCTCAGGGTGACGTTTTGTACATGGCTGCAGATGGTGCGCTGTACCGTGCGACAGCGACCGATGCAGTGTACGGACGTATCGTGGGCGTGGCGGCTCATGCCGCCGCAACCGACGAGGTTGTATCGGTGCTGCTGCCGCCGTCCATATGCGACTCGTTGGCGTACGCGTTTTCGTCCGGCGA is part of the Ignavibacteriota bacterium genome and encodes:
- a CDS encoding DUF2190 family protein translates to MAGFRQISTFYEDGYGTVTVLFVVADTYDDLFATAAHPDIDVVQLKTTKKDLDLQAGVQAEDELTFTLDEASASGAADSNAVAFILDARDAAVLRYVALFVNPVDPDAPTNDEAEFTGVIRPEFHATDSVWSGGQWSESPSPVRVWDVTARPFWADILESVPLKDLIYGNATTGVSAAFNTAWETAWVADRMGYFRDTSSGREALWGSITSVNAALESLCAALANGLQVLGRGTYAISIVNSTCGFRIIPQRIAYCKRLGGGYGRYAYAKDSSNTKVYRVRSDDAFEPMLGWPAGWVPSALSNTHLYCQYQLVKPSIVDKKDVYSPPGTNAQAIAFERYDNLAELIYAVAFALGMYVRFTYIGSSDLQIEFVPRAGVSQHRVWLRDATKADLDTSPMDPDDDKQFYGAASGLAGEGGHYIYDAINGVYKLNDEWRDAKREGDQLLFSIGIPFRSFKPGYAADGENWSDVLLPHNARFYNGGAAVTTHPAEYYDAKGSCTTLFCRTAAVGDTDTTVEHGLNGTDDVIEPVGLIGVRVSGVYDYWFDTLESYVSWLIDRDGAFYKTEYSIDVPYLCSWRKSADGTHPDDDGGRGRILNLALGCEYVQDGVEYVVVGIERDWAVRSTRLRLQNIDRFAFGEPDNPATTDGSVPALADGGDGYQATLTRECVAGEALAQGDVLYMAADGALYRATATDAVYGRIVGVAAHAAATDEVVSVLLPPSICDSLAYAFSSGDRLYLRTGSPNVSSSRLASNTGTENLFLELGTALSPASFRFELGEQFVFPPTF